In Pajaroellobacter abortibovis, the following are encoded in one genomic region:
- a CDS encoding RluA family pseudouridine synthase: MSGEKIEFVVPSTLDRMRLDKAVVRLTHGMSRACVKRAVQEGMVSVNGVRRAKGWCVSTGEVIALENMEKYTIAPALPCPEASLTLRLVSDAALIADKPAGQPTAPLRSLEVGTLANALVGHYPELAGIGYSPREPGLLHRLDTYTSGLVLVARHQKAFEVFSDALRSGNLCKRYLLVCASDGLPESGEIAFPIAAHPKDARKIHSCVHSYDQVKYAHRPALTTYRVVRRVHRWALVEAQVNCALRHQIRVHFMAIGYPLVGDSLYGGELIHGFNRHALHASYLFFKGKDGFEPWEVNSPLPPEMEALLVS; the protein is encoded by the coding sequence ATGAGTGGAGAAAAGATTGAGTTTGTGGTACCCTCCACTCTTGATAGAATGCGGCTTGATAAAGCAGTTGTCCGGCTGACGCATGGAATGTCGCGCGCTTGTGTTAAGCGCGCTGTGCAGGAAGGAATGGTGAGTGTCAATGGTGTGCGACGGGCTAAAGGGTGGTGTGTATCCACAGGGGAAGTCATTGCCCTTGAAAACATGGAGAAGTATACGATAGCTCCTGCGCTCCCCTGTCCGGAGGCATCTCTCACCTTGCGGTTGGTTTCGGATGCCGCGCTCATCGCTGACAAACCGGCTGGCCAGCCTACCGCTCCACTCCGTTCATTGGAGGTTGGGACCCTTGCCAATGCGCTGGTCGGTCATTATCCTGAACTCGCTGGGATTGGTTACTCTCCTCGGGAGCCAGGGCTCCTTCATCGCCTTGACACTTATACCTCTGGACTCGTGCTGGTGGCGCGTCATCAGAAGGCGTTCGAGGTATTCTCTGATGCTCTTCGATCAGGGAATTTGTGCAAACGGTATCTTCTGGTCTGTGCTTCAGATGGATTGCCTGAATCGGGAGAAATAGCATTTCCAATCGCTGCTCACCCTAAGGATGCTAGAAAAATACACTCTTGTGTTCATTCGTATGACCAAGTGAAATATGCTCATCGACCTGCTCTCACCACCTATCGGGTGGTCAGACGTGTCCATCGATGGGCTTTGGTCGAGGCTCAGGTGAACTGTGCATTGCGGCATCAGATTCGAGTCCATTTTATGGCTATAGGCTATCCCCTCGTAGGGGACTCTCTCTATGGAGGTGAATTGATCCATGGATTCAATCGCCATGCCCTGCACGCTTCTTATCTTTTCTTTAAAGGAAAAGATGGTTTTGAGCCATGGGAGGTCAATTCTCCCCTCCCCCCTGAGATGGAGGCCTTACTTGTTTCTTGA
- a CDS encoding HU family DNA-binding protein, which translates to MSGKRMTKAQVISEISAFAELEKKNVIRVFDGLTELIKKQLGNRGPGEFIIPGLLKLKAVKKPATKDRPGINPFTKQPIVIKGKPSSKKIRVTALKSLKDLVQ; encoded by the coding sequence ATGTCTGGGAAAAGAATGACCAAGGCCCAAGTGATTTCTGAGATTTCCGCATTTGCAGAATTGGAGAAGAAAAATGTGATTCGTGTTTTTGATGGACTTACAGAGCTCATCAAAAAGCAGTTAGGAAATCGAGGTCCGGGTGAGTTTATTATTCCTGGTCTCCTTAAATTGAAAGCTGTCAAAAAGCCGGCAACTAAAGACCGTCCTGGAATTAATCCTTTTACCAAGCAACCCATTGTGATCAAAGGAAAGCCGTCTTCTAAGAAGATACGGGTGACTGCTCTCAAGAGTCTTAAGGATCTTGTTCAGTAG
- the fsa gene encoding fructose-6-phosphate aldolase has translation MKVFIDSADVGEIREAFSMGVIDGCTTNPSLLAKTGRNIESVVNDICQFLKGPVSAEVIATQYGEILAEGRALARLHPNVVVKIPLIEDGLKAVRTFTQEGIKTNVTLCFSPAQALLAAKAGATYISPFVGRVDDIAWEGMELLKQIVTIYARYGFQVQVLAASIRHPVHVVQAAMMGVHCATLPFSVIKHLLKHPLTDIGLEKFLADAKGSEAKSHA, from the coding sequence ATGAAAGTTTTTATCGATAGTGCAGATGTTGGAGAGATTCGAGAAGCTTTCTCGATGGGTGTGATCGATGGGTGTACAACGAATCCAAGCCTGCTGGCTAAAACAGGACGAAACATAGAGAGTGTGGTGAATGACATCTGTCAATTTCTAAAAGGTCCTGTATCTGCTGAAGTGATTGCAACGCAATATGGAGAAATTCTTGCAGAAGGACGAGCGCTGGCTCGCCTTCATCCGAACGTTGTAGTTAAAATTCCTTTAATCGAAGATGGCTTGAAAGCCGTTCGCACGTTTACGCAAGAAGGAATTAAAACCAACGTGACTCTTTGTTTTAGCCCTGCTCAGGCGCTTTTGGCTGCTAAAGCAGGTGCAACGTATATTTCTCCTTTTGTTGGTCGAGTGGATGATATCGCTTGGGAAGGTATGGAGCTCCTGAAACAGATCGTAACGATCTACGCTCGTTATGGGTTCCAGGTCCAAGTGTTGGCTGCTAGCATTCGACATCCTGTTCATGTTGTACAAGCTGCAATGATGGGTGTTCACTGTGCGACGCTCCCTTTTTCTGTAATCAAACATCTGCTTAAGCACCCTCTGACTGATATTGGTCTTGAGAAATTTCTTGCGGATGCAAAGGGGTCGGAAGCGAAGAGTCATGCATGA
- a CDS encoding OmpA family protein, translated as MRIKRKENHSCPRVGKTSLAVLISNLLCLGFAILLFLPSESKAKELQLHLTGAGAHALGKPQQNEFNFGGEGSLHLGISLGSILDCQIGATGLLLSQGDPPANPNFNAHKLGTLVSTTGGFRIYPFGAWYTAGLWLDANGGVGFTGNRTRPVVDTHLGYDWRLGNGRWVLGPFAGYTHIFETQELQPEDAHIVWAGLHIGLGHRTNPPPLPDRDHDGIPNHIDACPDTPGITTLNPKTNGCPDADRDGIPDHLDACPHTPGIPTDDPNTNGCPDTDHDGIPDPKDICPYTPGMPTNDPRTNGCPDTDEDGIPDYLDACPTIPGIQTDDPKTNGCPGADVIRVEGDRITLSNVILFDFDSPRVRHVSWPLVKKLADFLNSTPDIVELDIDGHADQIGTSEYNLRLSKTRAESVKSLLVRFGVDPGRLTTLGLGKLRPRKKGLSESERRVNRRVEFTITRARATNPNPTRSPSPSFSQ; from the coding sequence ATGAGAATTAAGAGAAAAGAGAATCATAGTTGCCCTAGAGTAGGCAAAACTTCTCTTGCTGTTCTAATAAGCAATCTTCTCTGCCTTGGATTTGCAATCCTCTTATTTTTACCTTCGGAGAGCAAAGCAAAAGAACTTCAACTCCATCTCACAGGAGCAGGGGCACACGCACTAGGAAAACCTCAACAAAATGAATTCAACTTTGGAGGGGAAGGCTCCCTCCATCTTGGAATTTCCCTTGGCTCTATACTCGATTGCCAAATAGGAGCGACTGGACTCCTGCTCAGCCAGGGAGATCCCCCTGCAAATCCAAATTTTAACGCTCACAAACTAGGCACCTTGGTCAGTACAACAGGCGGTTTTCGGATCTACCCCTTCGGGGCCTGGTACACTGCAGGTCTCTGGCTAGATGCCAACGGAGGAGTCGGCTTCACCGGCAACCGCACTCGCCCCGTAGTAGATACCCACCTAGGGTATGATTGGAGGCTTGGAAACGGGCGATGGGTCTTGGGTCCTTTCGCCGGATACACCCATATTTTCGAAACACAGGAGCTTCAGCCAGAAGATGCCCACATTGTTTGGGCGGGCTTGCATATCGGACTCGGACATCGCACGAATCCACCTCCTCTTCCCGATCGTGATCACGATGGTATTCCTAACCACATCGATGCCTGTCCAGACACACCTGGAATCACAACATTGAATCCAAAAACGAATGGATGTCCTGATGCAGATCGCGACGGGATCCCTGATCACCTAGACGCATGCCCTCACACTCCTGGAATTCCAACAGATGATCCAAACACCAATGGGTGTCCTGATACAGACCACGATGGGATCCCCGATCCAAAGGATATTTGCCCCTATACCCCCGGCATGCCAACCAACGATCCCAGAACCAACGGCTGCCCAGACACAGATGAGGACGGCATCCCAGATTACCTCGATGCTTGCCCCACCATTCCAGGGATTCAGACAGATGACCCCAAAACCAATGGATGTCCTGGCGCAGATGTTATCCGTGTAGAGGGGGATCGGATCACGCTCAGCAATGTGATTCTCTTTGATTTTGATAGCCCTCGCGTACGCCATGTAAGTTGGCCACTCGTTAAAAAATTAGCCGACTTTCTCAACTCGACTCCAGACATCGTGGAGCTGGATATTGATGGGCACGCCGATCAGATCGGCACATCTGAATACAATTTACGGCTATCCAAAACACGCGCAGAAAGCGTAAAGAGTCTCCTCGTTCGCTTTGGAGTTGATCCAGGTCGCCTGACAACCTTAGGCCTAGGAAAGTTGCGCCCGCGTAAAAAAGGTCTTTCTGAGTCTGAACGGCGCGTCAATAGACGGGTAGAGTTTACAATTACCCGCGCACGCGCCACCAATCCAAATCCGACTCGTTCGCCGTCCCCTTCCTTTTCTCAGTAG
- the ybeY gene encoding rRNA maturation RNase YbeY, with translation MIVQVSVEGRWKGVRRREILRRAQTMMKALALWEAELSILLTSDEHIRVLNRIYRGKDRPTNVLAFAMQEGEGSAFAKHLLGDIVMSVATAKVQAVAANRSLLDELTVLLAHGLLHLLGWDHETAAKDRKMKAETDRLCLLAGVEEGSLAFTH, from the coding sequence ATGATTGTTCAGGTCTCAGTGGAAGGGAGATGGAAAGGGGTGAGACGTAGAGAGATTCTACGTCGCGCACAAACCATGATGAAAGCCCTTGCTTTATGGGAGGCAGAATTGTCTATTCTTTTAACGAGTGATGAACATATTCGAGTGCTTAATCGAATCTATCGGGGTAAGGATCGTCCTACCAATGTTCTTGCTTTTGCAATGCAGGAAGGGGAAGGAAGTGCATTCGCAAAGCATTTGTTAGGGGATATTGTGATGAGTGTAGCAACGGCAAAAGTGCAGGCTGTAGCTGCGAATCGTTCTCTTTTGGATGAGCTCACAGTGTTGCTGGCGCATGGCTTGTTGCATCTTCTTGGTTGGGATCATGAGACAGCTGCGAAGGACCGTAAAATGAAGGCAGAAACAGACCGATTGTGTCTGCTAGCAGGGGTAGAGGAGGGATCTCTTGCATTTACTCATTAA